A window of Apium graveolens cultivar Ventura chromosome 8, ASM990537v1, whole genome shotgun sequence contains these coding sequences:
- the LOC141680556 gene encoding AT-hook motif nuclear-localized protein 29-like, whose translation MEGDNNQSQDSSQMVQRLLPPHEPHHSDFETNPLNNTNPQNNNSTGGGGFFPKSCPRGRPRGSKNKPKTPVVRNCESFIVLEAHVLEISSGADIMETLNTYAMQRGRGVCIFNGKGTVWNVIIHQHASSSLSGGVITLPDAFEIISITWTVLPPPAPPGFGSLSIFLSGGQGKVLGGKVVGPLIAKGAVILMVATFANAVFERIPLERHGAAERENAANGANQVQEVQPLISQAFTVIGSVGTSLSLFNAGPAVDLPNNFVAPGPPF comes from the coding sequence ATGGAAGGCGATAACAACCAAAGCCAAGACTCTTCCCAAATGGTTCAACGGTTACTCCCACCTCATGAACCACACCACTCTGATTTTGAAACCAATCCCCTGAACAACACCAATCCCCAGAACAACAACTCTACAGGGGGTGGCGGTTTTTTCCCAAAAAGTTGTCCACGAGGCCGTCCTCGTGGCTCCAAAAACAAGCCTAAGACTCCTGTTGTCCGCAATTGTGAGAGCTTCATTGTTCTCGAGGCGCACGTTCTTGAAATTTCATCGGGCGCTGACATAATGGAGACCCTTAACACATATGCAATGCAGAGAGGCAGAGGTGTGTGTATCTTTAATGGGAAGGGGACAGTTTGGAATGTTATCATCCACCAACATGCTTCTTCTTCCTTGTCTGGGGGCGTTATTACACTGCCAGATGCTTTTGAGATTATTTCGATTACTTGGACAGTGCTTCCTCCCCCGGCTCCACCAGGATTCGGGAGCCTATCGATCTTTTTATCAGGAGGACAAGGGAAAGTTCTTGGGGGAAAAGTGGTAGGTCCGCTGATTGCCAAAGGTGCAGTTATTTTGATGGTGGCTACTTTTGCTAATGCGGTATTTGAGCGTATACCATTGGAGAGGCACGGGGCAGCAGAGCGGGAAAATGCAGCAAATGGTGCTAATCAGGTGCAGGAGGTTCAGCCACTAATATCTCAGGCATTTACCGTGATAGGAAGTGTTGGTACTAGTCTTTCTTTGTTTAATGCAGGGCCTGCTGTAGATTTGCCAAATAATTTTGTTGCACCAGGGCCTCCCTTTTAG